A stretch of Natator depressus isolate rNatDep1 chromosome 2, rNatDep2.hap1, whole genome shotgun sequence DNA encodes these proteins:
- the MTERF1 gene encoding transcription termination factor 1, mitochondrial isoform X1 produces MMINSGHTILQRYLQQLIPVAARGLLRMKNSHLHNMNCFWLIRFSAEIALRPVSSRHFCLKIESADAESCQENGILVNNLACMGVDVKMARRRQPGVLKKLITNEEGLKKFLQSKGATNEIIASIISRYPRAITRSHESLEKRWELWRSILMTDLEIVNILGRSPESFFRSSNNMNMEKNITFFCSLGLTSKHLSNMLTRAPRAFSNRVELNKQMTDLLHEICLSLGGENPNGFVKHIISKNVFILLRSSKQVSANIEFLQSSFHLRNEELLALLHGTGADILDLSNEYIKKNFTNAKEKLLSLGCTERDVDRFFIRYPRVLFLSAKTLSDKIDCLLQAKIHIKQIAETSRVLDVSISTVRSRVKELEKTSYDFKTYGIGILTLSKKRFEAKLEKLHSAW; encoded by the exons ATG ATGATAAACAGTGGACATACAATACTACAAAGATATTTGCAGCAGCTGATCCCTGTGGCAGCCAGGGGACTGTTGCGCATGAAAAACTCACATCTTCACAATATGAATTGTTTCTGGCTGATTAGATTTTCTGCAGAGATTGCACTCAGACCTGTGTCTTCTAGGCACTTCTGTCTGAAGATAGAGAGTGCTGATGCAGAGTCATGCCAGGAGAATGGCATTCTAGTAAACAATCTGGCATGCATGGGAGTGGATGTCAAAATGGCAAGAAGGCGACAACCTGGAGTTCTGAAGAAGCTGATCACAAATGAAGAGGGCCTCAAAAAGTTTCTGCAAAGCAAAGGGGCTACTAATGAAATCATTGCTAGCATCATCTCACGTTATCCACGGGCCATCACGCGTTCCCATGAGTCTCTTGAAAAACGTTGGGAACTTTGGAGAAGTATTTTGATGACTGACTTGGAAATTGTAAATATTCTGGGACGTTCCCCTGAGTCCTTCTTTCGTTCCAGTAATAACATGAATATGgagaaaaatattacatttttctgttctcttgggcTAACCTCTAAACACCTTAGCAATATGTTGACCAGAGCACCACGGGCGTTTTCTAACAGAGTGGAGCTGAATAAGCAGAtgactgacctcctgcatgaaATCTGTTTATCTTTAGGTGGTGAAAACCCAAATGGTTTTGTGAAGCACATAATTTCTAAAAATGTTTTCATCCTCCTGCGGAGCAGCAAGCAAGTGAGTGCAAACATTGAGTTCCTGCAGTCATCTTTCCATCTGAGGAATGAGGAATTACTAGCTCTGCTCCATGGCACTGGAGCTGACATTTTGGACTTATCTaatgaatatataaaaaaaaactttacaaaTGCTAAAGAGAAGCTGTTATCTCTTGGGTGCACTGAAAGAGATGTGGATAGATTTTTCATTAGGTATCCACGAGTGCTCTTTCTTTCAGCCAAGACCCTCAGTGATAAAATAGATTGCCTCTTGCAAGCAAAGATTCACATTAAACAAATAGCTGAAACTTCTCGCGTTCTGGATGTAAGTATCAGTACTGTAAGAAGCAGAGTCAAGGAACTGGAAAAAACTAGTTATGACTTCAAAACCTATGGAATTGGCATCCTTACTTTAAGTAAAAAGAGATTTGAAGCTAAATTGGAAAAATTACATAGTGCATGGTGA
- the MTERF1 gene encoding transcription termination factor 1, mitochondrial isoform X2, with translation MINSGHTILQRYLQQLIPVAARGLLRMKNSHLHNMNCFWLIRFSAEIALRPVSSRHFCLKIESADAESCQENGILVNNLACMGVDVKMARRRQPGVLKKLITNEEGLKKFLQSKGATNEIIASIISRYPRAITRSHESLEKRWELWRSILMTDLEIVNILGRSPESFFRSSNNMNMEKNITFFCSLGLTSKHLSNMLTRAPRAFSNRVELNKQMTDLLHEICLSLGGENPNGFVKHIISKNVFILLRSSKQVSANIEFLQSSFHLRNEELLALLHGTGADILDLSNEYIKKNFTNAKEKLLSLGCTERDVDRFFIRYPRVLFLSAKTLSDKIDCLLQAKIHIKQIAETSRVLDVSISTVRSRVKELEKTSYDFKTYGIGILTLSKKRFEAKLEKLHSAW, from the coding sequence ATGATAAACAGTGGACATACAATACTACAAAGATATTTGCAGCAGCTGATCCCTGTGGCAGCCAGGGGACTGTTGCGCATGAAAAACTCACATCTTCACAATATGAATTGTTTCTGGCTGATTAGATTTTCTGCAGAGATTGCACTCAGACCTGTGTCTTCTAGGCACTTCTGTCTGAAGATAGAGAGTGCTGATGCAGAGTCATGCCAGGAGAATGGCATTCTAGTAAACAATCTGGCATGCATGGGAGTGGATGTCAAAATGGCAAGAAGGCGACAACCTGGAGTTCTGAAGAAGCTGATCACAAATGAAGAGGGCCTCAAAAAGTTTCTGCAAAGCAAAGGGGCTACTAATGAAATCATTGCTAGCATCATCTCACGTTATCCACGGGCCATCACGCGTTCCCATGAGTCTCTTGAAAAACGTTGGGAACTTTGGAGAAGTATTTTGATGACTGACTTGGAAATTGTAAATATTCTGGGACGTTCCCCTGAGTCCTTCTTTCGTTCCAGTAATAACATGAATATGgagaaaaatattacatttttctgttctcttgggcTAACCTCTAAACACCTTAGCAATATGTTGACCAGAGCACCACGGGCGTTTTCTAACAGAGTGGAGCTGAATAAGCAGAtgactgacctcctgcatgaaATCTGTTTATCTTTAGGTGGTGAAAACCCAAATGGTTTTGTGAAGCACATAATTTCTAAAAATGTTTTCATCCTCCTGCGGAGCAGCAAGCAAGTGAGTGCAAACATTGAGTTCCTGCAGTCATCTTTCCATCTGAGGAATGAGGAATTACTAGCTCTGCTCCATGGCACTGGAGCTGACATTTTGGACTTATCTaatgaatatataaaaaaaaactttacaaaTGCTAAAGAGAAGCTGTTATCTCTTGGGTGCACTGAAAGAGATGTGGATAGATTTTTCATTAGGTATCCACGAGTGCTCTTTCTTTCAGCCAAGACCCTCAGTGATAAAATAGATTGCCTCTTGCAAGCAAAGATTCACATTAAACAAATAGCTGAAACTTCTCGCGTTCTGGATGTAAGTATCAGTACTGTAAGAAGCAGAGTCAAGGAACTGGAAAAAACTAGTTATGACTTCAAAACCTATGGAATTGGCATCCTTACTTTAAGTAAAAAGAGATTTGAAGCTAAATTGGAAAAATTACATAGTGCATGGTGA